The proteins below come from a single Triticum aestivum cultivar Chinese Spring chromosome 5D, IWGSC CS RefSeq v2.1, whole genome shotgun sequence genomic window:
- the LOC123126316 gene encoding phytosulfokine receptor 2: MNPMAKCCLLLLPIFFLAFLLPEAHATSCHPDDLRALQDFVRNLSGGGVLLQATWFGTACCSWEGVSCDAASGRVMALRLPKRGLVGPIPGTSLAGLARLKELDLGSNNFQNISGVLTVLCGCQNLTTLILTKNFGGEELLGDGIIGGFKSLEVLALGDCALKGRVPKWLFQCKKMEVLDLSGNQLVGTIPSWIGELHHLCYLDLSNNLLVGDAPKSLALLKGLAPDGRSQGMVFANMPLYVKHNRITLGRRLNELPNVITGINNIVRSGSKNVICGNDNTVIFGDENTISGNENTVSGNNHVVSGSKHVVSGSRHGITGRNSFVSGSYNNVSGIYHVVSGSNNVVFGSNNSVSGRNHIVSGDNKVITGG, encoded by the coding sequence ATGAATCCCATGGCCAAATGCTGCCTACTGCTCCtccccatcttcttcttggcatttCTCTTGCCCGAGGCGCACGCGACTTCGTGCCACCCCGACGACCTCCGTGCGCTGCAGGACTTTGTTAGGAACCTCAGCGGCGGGGGTGTCCTCCTCCAGGCCACGTGGTTCGGCACCGCATGCTGCAGCTGGGAAGGTGTGAGCTGCGATGCCGCCAGTGGCCGTGTCATGGCACTGCGCCTCCCCAAGCGCGGCCTTGTGGGGCCCATTCCAGGAACCTCCCTCGCAGGCCTTGCGCGGCTCAAGGAGCTCGATCTTGGCTCCAACAACTTTCAAAACATCTCAGGGGTACTCACCGTGTTGTGTGGGTGCCAGAACCTCACCACGCTGATTCTCACCAAGAATTTCGGTGGTGAGGAGCTACTAGGCGATGGTATTATTGGCGGGTTCAAGAGCCTCGAGGTGCTGGCCCTTGGTGATTGTGCTCTCAAGGGCAGGGTTCCGAAATGGTTGTTTCAATGCAAGAAAATGGAGGTGCTTGATTTGTCCGGCAACCAATTGGTGGGCACCATCCCATCATGGATTGGTGAGCTTCACCACCTTTGCTACTTGGATCTCTCAAACAATTTATTGGTTGGCGATGCACCTAAGAGTTTGGCACTGCTAAAGGGGCTCGCCCCTGATGGGCGTTCACAAGGCATGGTTTTCGCTAACATGCCGTTGTATGTGAAGCATAACAGAATCACACTCGGACGACGACTTAACGAGCTCCCAAATGTCATAACAGGGATCAACAACATTGTGAGATCTGGGAGCAAGAATGTTATATGTGGGAACGACAACACTGTCATATTTGGGGATGAAAACACCATATCCGGAAATGAAAACACCGTATCTGGGAACAACCATGTCGTATCTGGGAGTAAGCATGTCGTATCTGGGAGCAGGCATGGCATAACTGGGAGAAACAGTTTCGTATCCGGGAGCTACAATAACGTATCTGGGATTTACCATGTCGTATCTGGGAGTAACAATGTAGTATTTGGGAGCAACAATTCTGTATCTGGGAGGAACCATATTGTATCTGGGGACAACAAGGTTATAACAGGAGGttga